A genomic segment from Amyelois transitella isolate CPQ chromosome 15, ilAmyTran1.1, whole genome shotgun sequence encodes:
- the LOC106135691 gene encoding small ribosomal subunit protein uS12m, which yields MNFLRRGLALLSTGIKTQCTQIKAITNVPFPSPTAAPPAGLVARAMASLAQMHRTGPHKKVRKSRNPLNGNPFAKGVVLKTLIKKPKKPNSANRKCVLVRLSNGKEMVAYVPGIGHNLQEHNIVLVRVGRLKDCPGVKLKCVRGKYDLSHVVKQKV from the exons atGAATTTTCTACGGAGAGGCTTAGCACTCCTTTCTACTGGTATCAAAACACAATGTACACAAATCAAag CTATAACAAATGTGCCTTTTCCAAGTCCGACAGCTGCACCTCCCGCGGGATTGGTGGCTCGAGCCATGGCATCACTCGCACAAATGCATAGAACTGGCCCTCACAAAAAAGTTCGGAAATCAAGAAATCCACTTAACGGAAACCCTTTCGCAAAG gGTGTTGTTCTGAAGACACTTATAAAGAAGCCCAAGAAGCCAAACTCAGCAAACAGAAAGTGCGTGTTGGTCCGTTTGTCTAATGGAAAGGAAATGGTAGCCTACGTGCCTGGCATCGGTCACAACCTACAGGAGCACAATATCGTATTAGTCAGAGTTGGCAG attGAAGGACTGCCCCGGAGTGAAACTGAAGTGTGTCCGTGGGAAATATGACCTGTCACATGTTGTCAAACAGAAAGTGTGA